CACAGGGCCTttgctgcccaaggccacaccgCTTTTACACCCTGCATCCCCGCCTGGCTCCTAGGCTGGGCAAGGGGTCATGGGGCTCAGGGCTCCATAGAAAGCAGCCCTCTGATTTGATGCTTGGGGGCTGGGCCTCACCTGTCCCTGAGCCTAGGCTGAGTCCCTGAGCTGCAGCCCCATGCCACCCCCAGCCTGTGAGCTTCTCAAAGGCTCTCTGTGCCACACTGGCCCAGTTCCCTAATGTGGGGACAATCAGGTACTGTCACTACCCTCTGTTATACAGGTGGGGGAAAACGGGGGCACAGAGGGGTTAAATCTAAGGTTGTGAAGCAAATAATGGGTAGGTGGGGATTTGAAACAAGGCAGTCAGACTTGAGTCTGTGCCTTcaaaacagtaatttttaaaaagagagatgtcAGGGCTCAGCTCAATGAGTGCTGAGCAATGcacacacctgtgtaaccaccGTCCAGATCAAGCTCTAGAACTTTCTGTGAGGATGGAATTTGGCAGCCGTCAGCCCCATGTGGCTCCTGAGCAGTAGGAACGCAGGTGGTGTGACTGAGAAACTAGATTTgtgatttttaagtttatttacttAATTCAGATTTCAATACGTACAACGTGGCTCAAAGATACCAGTTGGAAAGTTCAGCCCTGGGGCGTTTCAGCACCATGGACAGGCCCCTCCTGGCTCCCCTCCAGGCAATGCCTCCCCAGCCAGGAGGTGGTTACTGCTGGGATTTCTGACAGCGCATGAGTTGTGCCTATTCCTGAACTTCGTACAAAGTGAATGATGTGCTGTGTAACAGTCTGAAGTCTCGGCTCCAAGCTCTCTCAGGCTCACGGGTGGCAGCGGCAGAAGGCACATTTCAGGATCCCTTGTTACCGGGACGGTTGGGGACGAAGCGGAGCTACCAGGTGGGCGAGTACTCAAGAGGGCTGAAAATCGTAGTCCCAGCTGTCTTGAATTCAGGTCCTGACAGAGACTCCCAGGAGGGAACGGCTGACTGAGGccttctgcccctccccacagggGTGAGAGTGGTGAGCAGATCCCTGGGGCCCAGTGCGCCCTTCCTTCCTCCCGGTGTCATTGCTAAGCTGGGGACAGCGAGAGAGGTGGGTAAGTGGAGTCTGTCAGATCTAGGATCAAACCCACCTTCACCACTCCCTGATGGGTGACCTTGGGCTGCTCAGTTCCcctggggcctcagttttctatctgtaaaatggggtaatagtACCTTTTGTGGGAggctgtttgttcattcattcatttaacaagtacTCCACGGATTGGGCACCACATCATGAAATTTACAGTCTGTGATGAATGGGAACAAGTGTAAAGTGTTCAAACGTGGTAAGAGATAAAAGCGTAATGTGGGTttgggtggccagggaaggcctctgaATGGCTAAGCTTATACCCTATCGAGTGGCcggtggggtggaggaggagaatgATGGGCAAAGGGAGAGCCATAGGGAAGGCCTGGAAAACAGGTAGAAGTCAGGTCATGCAGGGCCTGGAAGGCATGGAAAGAAGTGTGAATTCGTTTcaaatcaggggtcagcaaacacaGCCCCGTTGCCTGTTTTTGTACGGTCTAtgagctaagaatagtttttacatttttaagcagCTGGGGGGGAAAGGTGAAAAGAAGACAAATGTTACATGAAAGTCAGAtttcagtgtccatcaacaaagtcGTGGATTTCGTcacgaaaaaagaaaacagtgtggatgtgtgttttctctcttgttaGATAAGAACCTATATGACCTCCATGATTTTGCCTCTTGGACTGCAAAGCTCAAAATACTTGCTATCTGGTGCTTTACAGGGAGAGTTTGCTGACCCTGCTCTGATGACTTGGGCAGTGACAGAGGGTTTAAGGGGAGGGGTGGCCTCACCATTCAGGGTTAAAGACCCCTCCAGTCTTATGTGGAGAGAGATGGAAGGGGCAAAGGGTGGCAGAGACCTGTGAGGGGGGGGGTGGTCTGGACCAGGCAGAGGAAGGCAAGGAGCAGGACATATTTCGAGGGAGATCTGGTTTCTGAAAAATGTCCAGCCCTGTGACCACCACCCTGCCGTCTGCCTCACCTGGTGCCTCGGGCTCCATCACCTGCCACTCTGCTCCGTCTCTGGGCTGCTTGGCCTCAGCAGATACAGGACAGTGGTCTTGGTCTCAGGCTGAGGAGCCAGGTTGTAGGTGACACTGGCAGGGATGGATTCCTGTCCCCAGAGTCTACTTCTCACACAGCAGCAGGGCTCCAAGCTTCTGGCTTGAACCTTGGGGCCCAGGGCTGGGATTCTGGTAAATGAAGTACTGCTGGCTGGGCACAGGCAGCAGGAAGTGGGTGTGGCCACAGCCAGACACATGGGCTCCCCTGGGACAGACCAACTGCCTCAGTCCCCCGAATTGAGAACATATGTCCGCACACAAACCTGTgtgtgaatgttcacagcagcgacGCTTGAGTAAACAAACTGGTCTATTTttccatacgatggaatattattcaactacAAAAATTAAGTAAGTACTGATACACAGCACAACATGAACGGACTTGGAAAACATTACTTTCAGTgagaaaagcacacacacaaaagcacatATTGTAGGaccccatttatatgaaatgtccagaacagagacagaaggtagattaatggttgccaggggctggggaggaggtgaaCGGGGGAGTGGTGGCTACGGGTTCAGGGCATATAGGCACACACCTGAGGTCACACCTGCGTACATAGGCGGTGTCACACATGCGGGGTCGCGCTCGGCTGCATACCTGAGGtctcaactgccagcacaggtcgctcccccacccccaccgcctgGCACGCGCATCACcgcctcttctctcccctcccccacagcccGGCCGCCCCGGTCCACGCCCCTTGGGCCCCACCGCCTGCACACACGGGCCTCCCCCTTCCTCACACTCGCACCGCCAACCCGCTGGGACCGCGGACTCACCACAGAGTGGGAGGGCGCCCCCACTCTCGCGCATGCCGCCCTGTGCAGGCTCACTAAGGCCGCTTCCGCCCAGCGCCGGTGGTTGGGGACTTCATCTCCCAGCGGCCCCCGCGCGCTCCGTGCCTGGAAACAGCCGGCATAGGGTGAAGGGCCTTCTGGGAAATGAAGTCCAAGTGCACCGCCAAAGAAAGAGCGTGGGGACGTGTCAGTCCGTCttccccgggggtggggggggaggctgGAGGACTGGACATACAGTGACAGGCACAGTTTCCTGTGTCCTTTTAGATATGCAACGTAggtactttttttcctcttcctcctcacacatatacgtgtataagtattaatggaagaaattttcatGTATTGAGGTacggggaagtcattctggcttgcACACGGTTTAACTTTACTTTTTTGCTAACTAAAACTTAAGCCTGTTTGCAGCCTATCACACACatattgtacatctgctttaatcatCAAAGAAAAGGGTGcactgaccagaagtaaagaatgtccatgttaaaaataaagattaaatgccttcCTTCCTGGGACAGCAATGCCGGTCCTCCTTCAATAAGGCTCCCTTCCCAAGTGCCAAGGCCATGCTGactcactgttttttgtttgtttgtttaaatctatgttttatttatttatttttggctgcgttgggtcttcgttgctgcacccgggctttctctagttgcggcgagcgggagctactcttcgttgcggagcgcagccttctcattgcggtgacttctcttgttgtggagcatgggctctaggcatacgggctcagtagttgtggctcatgggcttagttgctccacagcatgtgcgatcttcccggaccagggctcaaacccgtgtcccctgcattggcgggcggattcttaaccactgtgccaccagggaagccccctgactcACTGTTGATCTGAttggttttgtttatgttttttgaaaccttgaaggaaGGTATCCTTGACTTGTCTGACGCTCTTTGTTCTGAGAAGATACAAAACTGCACTGAAAACCCTGCTTCagtggagcagttcctcagagttatctgagatgctgtcttccaggctatagtcctcagtctggctcaaataaaactttcTTCTATTCCTACTATAGATTGGTTTATTGATGGGAAATGTATGTGCTACAACTAGCTTGCAGGAAACTTTATGGAGTCTAGGCTGTTTTACACTCAGTTGGTCCTGTTAGCTCaacacacacgtgtgcatatATACAGAACAGGTGTGGCCAAGACACACAGTCATGGGGACATTTAACTGCGGGGAGACAGACAGTGaacaatgaaacaaatgaacaaacttagtttaatttgaaagaattaaggttttgtttaaatttattttttgaactggTAATACTTTTACATGTTTCAAAATtccaaaaatatcaaaagatatAGAGTGAAAATTATTCCTCATCCTTTTCCCCTCACTTCTCCTCCCCAAGAGCAAGTAGTATGGTAGTATGTTCACTCTATACCCTTCagatatagtgtgtgtgtgtgtctgtgcgtaaGCAATGGCTTCTTCTTTACACAAATGGAAACACACCATACAAACTGTTTTAcaccttttcacttaacaatCTTGGTGCTCTTTTCCACAGTTCATAAAGACAGCCCCCACTTTAAGGGCTGTGTAAAAGGCAGCCAGTTCACCATACATCACTTAGCCAGTTCCATGTGGCGGACACTGAGGTTGTTTCCAAACTTTCACTTTTGAGATCAATGCCACGGTTAAAACTACATACAAACAGTTTGCACGGGTACAAATATATCTGTGGGATTCATCATCAGCAACTGGCTTGCTGAGACAAAGTGTTTGTTTGTAATTTAGACAGCAACCAACAAAGTGCCCTTCAcagaggctgtatcaattcatGCTCCTTCAGAAATGTGTATgaatccctcctcccccttttggCTAAAAGTCAAGGCTGGTAAGATGCTGGGTGGAGGTCACATTGTTACGATCCTCCTGAAAGGTAATTTAAAAAGCTACATGAAATCCATTTTCAGAGGAAAATGTTCAAGATAGAGTAAGAAGCACATGTTACAAGAGAAACAGAAGGGATTCTAATTTTCTAAACACAAGATAACtacacataaatatttttgttgtgtGTATAAGATTTAGTGTTCACtctatgtatacacacatgtatatttcaagaaaaaattacaaggaaaatTAACAAAATCTTAAGGTAATGACCGTCTCTGGATGGTGGAAGTATgaggaattaaattttaaataaatctccATACTTACGTGTATTTTACTTTTGTGCATTTTACAGGTTTTGCTACAAAGAATTTGCATTACTTTGACAAACTGATAAAACCATATATTTTCCCTAGTTTATAGTAATTTCCCCTGAGGAGTTTCTTATCTGACTTGGTTTCAAAGCATCTGTAAGGAAATCAGTAGGAATATGATGCCTAGAAAATGTGACccgaaaagagaaatggaaaatttccaaAGATCTGCAGTGCACGGGAGAGGGCGGCAAATGGCAACGGTGACAAGCTTGTTCCAGGCTTACCTGGTGAGGCCACTGTAGCCTCAGCCCACCCAGTGTCCACTCTGAGAACTGTGGAAACATGACCCTTCGGCAGCTGCCATTTTTCGGGCCAAGGCGGAGGGAACGGGGCAAATGCAGGCCTGGATTCCAAGCTGTCCAGAGCTGTGAAGTTACCGCGGGGTCTCCCCTCCTCAGAGCACACTGGTGGGGGGAGCATTCCGAGTCTGCACCCCACACCGCTGATGGGGCCGTGAGGAGGGAAAGTCAGAAGTGGGGAGGGCTCTGGTGGCCAGGCCACTTGGTGTCATGTCACTCCCCCTCTCGTGGCCATCCTGCACCAGTGGTGGCAGTGGGAATGGAACGGAATGAAGACGGCTGAGGTGTTTAGATGGTAAAACCAACAGGATATCTATCTTCTGGCTTGAGGGGTGGGGTGGCGGGTGGCAACCATCCCCGTGCAAGGGCCCAGGGGAGGAGGAACAGGTTTGGCCTGGAAAGTGGCCTTTCCCTCCAGGTAGGCTGTGTTCCGGGACTTCGCAGGACATCTAGGGGAACTGCCCAGCAGCAAGCAGGTGCTGTTCTAGCCTGAAGCTCAGAGACCAAGACGTGGGCGTGAGCAGCACAGAGCCATGGGTGTGGACGAGGACATCTGGGAGTGAGCGGCGCACGCAAGGGGCCTCGGGGACCACACCCCAGGGACCCCAACATTTAAGAGGGGAGGGCAAGAAGCCCCTCGAGAGGTAGAGGGGATCTGGAAGAGTGGCGTGTTCCAGAATGCCAGGGGACCGAGCATTACAGGGAAGGGGGCCTGGCCGGCAGGCTGAACAATCCAGGGGATGAAGAGGCGGAGCCGCGAGGCGGTGGCGGCATCTGATCAGGAAGTGGGGAGCACGAGCGACTCCTCCAAGaagaggctggaggaggagggctgAGGGCGCTGCCAGCTGCCTATCCACTACCCGCTTCCCGAGACCTTCCTCTGGTGCAGTCTCAGCCACAGAGGTTAGAGAAGCTGAACACTAGCTTTCCAAGCGCCCTCGTCGTTAGGCGGCGCCCTGTGGCCCAGGCTTGGCCAATGAGACATAAGGAGCACCGGCTGGAAGCTTCGGGGAAAGGCTTTTCTTTGAAACCTCACTGGAGAGATGAGCACAGGCCTGCCCTTCCCCCGTCCTGCAGTCCTGACTGTGGACGCAAGCGCTGCTGAGGCTGCAGCAGTCTCCCTGCGATgaggagggatggggtgggagagaaGACACTGCCTTTGACGTAGCTGAGGCCCTGAGGACGCAGCATGGTCTGTTTAAGCCGCTGTTAACCGGATGCCGACTTCAAGTGCTGGCTCCTAAGCTGTGCGAGCTGGCCATGGCTGCTTTGgtcctgtgcctcattttccttgtACGTAAAATGGCACCGCCTCACAGAACTGTGAGGCACTGCCTGTCTGAAAACACAGCTTTTCTGAGCCATGGAAATAGAAGGTTATTTGCTAAGAATGAAGTGGCAGGTGGTGCAGGCTAAGCCATGAGGACAGAGGTGTTGTGACAGGGAGAGCTGACAAGGGAAGTCCGTGAGGACAAGCCCAGAGGACAGGTGAGCGCAGAGAAGCAAACGCGCGGCTTCGAGGGCTCTTGTGGGGCCCTGGAGACGAGCAGGGAGGCTGGCTCTGAGCGTCCTGGAGGCCAGCTCTGCCGGGATGGAGACCCCGCTGCTGGGACACCCACAGCCCCCAAAGAACAGAAACGGACACGAGCAAGTTCTGACGGGGTCCTGACACTCAGCCATCACGTCTCGGCAGTGAGAGTTCTGGTGCTGTCATTCTGACAGAGGTCTCAGAACTGCCGCTGTGTCCTTCCACGATGATACTTCTTCCATTCCGCTTGACGCTCTGCCAATCCAACATTCCTTCTGTGGATATTGTTAGGAACAATTTCCACAAGCTGAGATGTGCCATGACcagttttccttccttccaattTCTGATGTTTATGGTTTGTGTTTAACTTCACTAGAACTCAGCTGCAGTGggaacagcaaacaaacaaaaagaggcaACCGTGCTGTATAACTGGAGCACACGACATAGTGTCCCGGTGGGATGGGCATTTCGCTCTTTCAGTGTAGGTTAGAAAGCAGGCAGGTTTAAATCCTTGGTTTTTACATCCTTTCTGCTATGAGATACCAAGGATCACATCTCGAACACAATGTTCTTCTTTATGTCAAGAACAGCATAGACAAAGGTCACAAGGCTTTGCTTTCCTGAGGAGTAAAGTTGGAGGAAAGCAAAAAGATGATCCCGATGAAGTTTCCAATTGTGGACATGAAAATGGTCGTGTTAGAATGTTCTGCATCGCATACAAATAAACCACTTTCTCAGACGTCTCTCTCTCCTGGGCATTGACAGCTGAAAGGTCTTCCGAAGGTCTTCCAGCAGAGACCCCAGCAAGATGGGGAGCCGTGCTTGAGATGGGGCAGACGAACTTTGAGAACAGAACAGTGAGTCACACCATTCACACAGCCCCTCAGCACAGCCTGGTGACTTGACGCCAAATCAGAAGTCACTCCACCAGGCCAAGGAGGGTCTGATGGGCAGGCTTGGGATGGGGACAAAATTTAGGTTATCTTGTTGTTTGTTTCCCCCAACATataaaagactaaaaaagaaaaagaaagaagggagacctatagattaaaagagacctaagaaaaatattaagcaaaGGCACTGTGTGATTTTTGTTTAGATCATAATTAGAACAaaccaaatagaaaacaaaacaaaatttatgaGGCAACCAGGACCATCTGAACACTAgacatttaataatatattgaGGAATTACTGTTATTTCTGTTTAGATGTGAAAATGGTAATATAGCTTTACTCGAGATTTAATGAAATTAATCATTTTTCCTGCTTCATCACAGACATTCTTAAATgaaaccaacatttttttttcctttactgaaATGCCGGggaaggaaaaatatgaacaatgacCTTGGGACCACTTCCTTGATTCCCACTCAGGCTCTGGCAATTTTACCCACTGTTGCTTTTGCACTATCAGTGCAAACATCAACTTggtgaaaaaggcaaatgatgCCTCAGAATGATTATGAAAATGGTTTCTGTCAGCATGGGCtaacatgattttatatacatatttaaaagtcCATGCTTTTTAGAGATATCCAGAAAAATGGATgaaatgacaagatttctggGGCTGATGTAAAAATAATCCCGTGGCACGCAGGGGTGGCAGTGAAAATGTATTATCCACGTTTTACATGGAATGTccaaaataaaatgctaaaatttAGATTACTCAGAAAAATAAGTGGATTCTTTTCCTTCATACCAACTACGAATGCtacaaaacagtgaaaaaaaattactaaaaaacaTGTTGTGCACATGCTCATGATATCACTTGCTAAAATCAAATGTATAGGATTGTTAATACAGCCCTGATCAATCAATTTACAGAGTCTGGGGGAAATCGGCTCTTGTGCTGGGCATGGTTTCTCCACCTCAGGGCCATGTGATTCTTTGCTGAGGGGCTGTCTGGGGCTTTATAGGATGttcagcagcacccctggcctccccTACTGGATGCCAGGGGCACCCCTCCCTTCCGCCAGTCATGACAACCAAAATTCGTCCAGACATCATCAAGTGTCTCCTGGGGAACAAAAGCACTCTGAGTGAGAACCTCCATCATAGGCCACACTGCTGTTCTAAGGCGATGGTTTCCAGCGGGAGCTGTGACACCCCCAGGGAACGCTGTGGAATTTCACGGGGGCTCCTCTGACACTTGATTTGGGCATGAGTGTGGCTGCCACGTATGCTCTAATGACTCTGAAGTGCAGAACTGGCCCCCAGGGAccgtgtatgtatgtgtgaaacCACCTGTCTGTAATGTATGAATTGAGACCCTGGGTCGACTCCATGTACAAACCAATTAACTCCTGCAAGTTTAAATGTTACACATAAACCTTCCAGAAATGCACTcgcattttgttttgttcaaaCCTTTTCCAAGAGTTAGTCACCACTTTGGGAAATCACACCCACACAGGAACGCCTCTCGTAATGTTTCCATGGTCAACACTACACCCCGTGTACCGGACGGCAACAGGCAATGCCCCAGGTCTCCGGGCACAATGGCCACAAGGTCACAGGGAGAGATACCACCAACTCAGCACACGTTACCCTACTGTAAATTACTTTCGCTTTAATTATCCTTTACAAAATGGGGGCACGTATGGATTTTTCAACATTACACGTGTGTGGGTTACATTACCTGTGAATTCATTTCAGGGTACTGGGCTTGACAGATTGGAGAACCACTGATCTCAGGTGTTTGGGAAGCGTCATTTCCTTAGGAAATCAGAGGGCATTTCTACCCCAGTCCCCCTTCCATAAATACACCTTGTAGGACTTACCACATTTTTGTACCTGTGGTTCAAAAGTCATCCGCAGAGTTTCTCCCCTAGGTGGATTCTCTGATGTCAAACAACACGGACGTGCCCACAGAAGGCTCTTCCACCCCAATAACGTGCACTGGGTTTTTCTCTTGCATGATTTCGTGGATGTCAAACAGGGCCAGTGCCCTGCCTGCGGGCTGCCCTGCCTTCGTCCCGGCCCCGGGGCTCTCGCCCGTGGGCCCGAGCTGGTGCCGCCCGAGGTGCGGGCTCCGGCCGCAGGGCTGCGGACGCCGCCGGCCCCGGCCTCGGGGTTCCTCCCTGGTGTGCGTTATCTGGTGTCGGATGAGGTGCGAGCTCTGCGTGAAACACTTGCCGCACTGGCCGCACCTGAAGGGCCTGTCGCTGCGgggagccccctccccaggggtCAGGGGCTCCGGCCACGCCGCCGTGGGCTCGAAGGCCAGCCTCTGGCGGCAGTCGTAGGGGCCCTCGCCGGCGTGCTTGCGCTGGTGCTGCGCCAGGGACGAGCTGTGCCGGAAGCCCTTGCCGCAGCGGCTGCACTCGTAGGGTCTCTCGGCCGTGTGCGTCCTCAGATGCAGGAACAGGCACGTGGTACGCGAGAAGGCCTTGCCGCACACGCTGCAGGTGAACGGCTTCTCCCCGGTGTGCGTGCGCCGGTGGCGGCCCAGGGACGAGTTCTGGTTGAAGGCCCGCCCGCAGTCCTGGCACGCGTAGGGCTTCTCCCCGGTGTGGATCCTCCGGTGCACTGTGAGGTGCGTGCTGTGGCAGAACGACTTGCCGCAGTCCGCGCACTTGTAGGGCTTGTGGCCCGTGTGGATGCGCTCGTGCTGCACCAGCGAGGAGTTCTGGCTGAAGGCCTTGCCGCACTCCTTGCACGCGTACGGCCGCTCACCCGTGTGGATCCTCCGGTGCACCGTGAGGTGCGCGTTGTGGTTGAAGGACTTGCCACAGTCCGCGCACTTGTAGGGTTTGTCCGGCACCTGGCTGCGCGCAGGCTCGGGTTCTGGTTCCAGAACCGCCTGACCAGAAGAGTTGCTGCGGTCACTGTTGTCACGCGGCTGTCCTCCCGAGGAGCCCATCCGCTCACCGGCTGGACTCGGGTTCTGCTGCGAGCTTGTAAGCCCTGAGTCGGGAGCACACAAACACTCTGTCCTGGAAGTCTCTGCGAGGGGATTTGGGTTTGGACGCAGGACACAGTTTTCCCCAAGTCTGAGACTTTCGTGGCTTCCATCTTGAACCAGTGCTTCCTTGAGGCTGAATTCCAATTGCCTCAAATTACCCTGGTCCTTCTCGGGCCCCTGTACCCGGCCCTCACGTTCCCAGTCTTCCCCCGGTGTAGCGGGACATGGagcctcccccaggaagccttcccgcCCCTTCTCCTCAGGACGGCCCTGCTCCTGGGGCGGTGCTCGGCCCTCAGGTCCAGGCTCCCAGCCTGAAAGAAAACCCAAGAGCTGTGAGGGGCTGGTGGACACACCCTGGGCCTGTGACCTAACCTCTTGCCCCACCTCTCAATTCTGCTCTCACATTGACCCCAGTGCCCTGTCTGCAAACACAGCTTCACTCATTCATCCTTTCAACAAAAACTTCTTGAGCACCTGCCATGGGCCAGATATTGGCCTAGATCAGGAGATGGCCACCTATAGCCCCCAAGCGACCgatgctttttatgtttttaaagggctgtaggaaaaaaatatgtgacaGAGATGGGCGGGATTCTGAAGCTGTCGGTGGCTGTTCAGGCAGTCATCCAGGTACTGCTATCAGGGGATTTTGCAGGTGACATGAAGTTTActcatcagctgaccttaaaCCTCAAAATAGGGGGATGATGCTGGATTAGCTGGCTGGGCCCAAAGCAATCCCCTCAAGCTTTAAAagcagaaggaggaaaaaaaaaaaaaaaaaaacagaaggaggTAGAAGGGAGAGGCTGGCTGGGCAGGGGGTATGAGCCAGGGAATGCGGGTGCCTCTCAAAGCTGAGGGAAGCTCTCGGCTGAGTCTGCAAGGAAACAGGAACTTCAGTCCTGTGACCGCATGGAACTGGATCCTGCCTGTGTCTAGATGCGGATTCTTCCTGTGCCTCCCAGTAAATcagcacccccacccccagcccgctGACGCCTTGCCTTTGGCCTCGTGGGCCCCACAGCAGATAAACCAGTCAGGTCTGACAGAACTGGGAGATAATAAACGTATGTTGTCTTAAGCCATGTTTGTGGCAATCTGTTTCAGCAGTGACAGAAAACAAACACTGCAACTGCAAGTTGcccgcaaagcctaaaatatctacCGTCTGGCCCTAGATGCTGGGGACAAGGCAGTGACCCTCCGGAGCTGGGGAGGCAGACACTGAACAAAGCGCAGAAGAAGCAGGCTTGGGTGCGGAACGAGTAGCTCAGTACAGAAAACCCAGGTGTGACAGGCCAGATCCCCAAGCGCAGGTGCCCTCTTGTCTGAGGACACCCTGGAGGAGAGGAACCTGGCCAGGCAGCAGGCGCCTGTCTCGCTCACCTCCAGCCCCCCAAACCGGACTCCATGCACAGTAACCAGAGGGTACTTAACAAAAACACCGGCCAGCCCACGAGAAAACTCTACAGGAATGTTTCCAGCAGCACTTTTCACAAGAGCCAAGAAGTggcaacaacccaaatgcccataagtgtggtccatccatacaatgggatatgaTTCAGCCatggaaaggaatgaagtactgacatacGCTACAACATGACTGAACCCTGAAAACAAGATGTTCactgaaagaagctagacacatacaaactattaggtattaAAATAAGCTACGAGGATATATTGTATTGATACAACACAAGGAatttagccaacattttataataactgtaagtggGGtacagcctttaaaaattgtgaatcagtatattgtacacctgtagctTATATAATATCGTATgcccactatacttcaataaaaaaataaaaaataaaacaaaacaaacacaaatagaaaaaaagaaaaagctggacaccaaaggccacatattgtaagattccatttaaatggaatatccagaatatgcaaatccatggacagaaagtggattagtgtTGCCGGGGGCTGGGAGGAATGAGGCGATAGAGTGACTGCCTTTGATATTGTCATTTAatgagaaatatgtatttggtcttcatctCTGGTCCCCGGCACACAGCTCCTAAAAGCCTTGGGATTTCCTTAGTGAGTGGGGTCAGGAGTGTCTTTTCTTAATTGTAATAAGTCCCCCTCAACCATATGAGTTTATGCTAACgaggtgactcttggtgggcCCCTGGACAGCTTCAGGATGGGGAgcttcagcccctctcccctgaCATCTGtctgttcatttgtatcctttatattATCATTTACAAAAAACAGTAAATGTAAGCAGTGTTTCCCTGAGGTCTGTGAGTTGTTACAGCACATTACTGAACCTGAGGGGGCCGTGGGGAACTCCTGATTTACAGCCAGTCGGTCAGAAGTATGGGAGG
Above is a window of Balaenoptera ricei isolate mBalRic1 chromosome 19, mBalRic1.hap2, whole genome shotgun sequence DNA encoding:
- the ZNF8 gene encoding zinc finger protein 8 isoform X2, with the translated sequence MDPEEEAAALEMATGPPAERLQEPVTFRDVAVDFTQEEWGQLGPAQRTLYRDVMLETFGHLLSVGPELPKPEVISQLERGAELWVAERGTAQGCCPGWEPGPEGRAPPQEQGRPEEKGREGFLGEAPCPATPGEDWEREGRVQGPEKDQGNLRQLEFSLKEALVQDGSHESLRLGENCVLRPNPNPLAETSRTECLCAPDSGLTSSQQNPSPAGERMGSSGGQPRDNSDRSNSSGQAVLEPEPEPARSQVPDKPYKCADCGKSFNHNAHLTVHRRIHTGERPYACKECGKAFSQNSSLVQHERIHTGHKPYKCADCGKSFCHSTHLTVHRRIHTGEKPYACQDCGRAFNQNSSLGRHRRTHTGEKPFTCSVCGKAFSRTTCLFLHLRTHTAERPYECSRCGKGFRHSSSLAQHQRKHAGEGPYDCRQRLAFEPTAAWPEPLTPGEGAPRSDRPFRCGQCGKCFTQSSHLIRHQITHTREEPRGRGRRRPQPCGRSPHLGRHQLGPTGESPGAGTKAGQPAGRALALFDIHEIMQEKNPVHVIGVEEPSVGTSVLFDIREST
- the ZNF8 gene encoding zinc finger protein 8 isoform X1, which encodes MDNSNWSRDASTCGVNRHPPRAPLPEPPGPRPGSASGEPVTFRDVAVDFTQEEWGQLGPAQRTLYRDVMLETFGHLLSVGPELPKPEVISQLERGAELWVAERGTAQGCCPGWEPGPEGRAPPQEQGRPEEKGREGFLGEAPCPATPGEDWEREGRVQGPEKDQGNLRQLEFSLKEALVQDGSHESLRLGENCVLRPNPNPLAETSRTECLCAPDSGLTSSQQNPSPAGERMGSSGGQPRDNSDRSNSSGQAVLEPEPEPARSQVPDKPYKCADCGKSFNHNAHLTVHRRIHTGERPYACKECGKAFSQNSSLVQHERIHTGHKPYKCADCGKSFCHSTHLTVHRRIHTGEKPYACQDCGRAFNQNSSLGRHRRTHTGEKPFTCSVCGKAFSRTTCLFLHLRTHTAERPYECSRCGKGFRHSSSLAQHQRKHAGEGPYDCRQRLAFEPTAAWPEPLTPGEGAPRSDRPFRCGQCGKCFTQSSHLIRHQITHTREEPRGRGRRRPQPCGRSPHLGRHQLGPTGESPGAGTKAGQPAGRALALFDIHEIMQEKNPVHVIGVEEPSVGTSVLFDIREST